A window of the Danio aesculapii chromosome 10, fDanAes4.1, whole genome shotgun sequence genome harbors these coding sequences:
- the LOC130236588 gene encoding trace amine-associated receptor 13c-like has product MKGQKGEQNKLLSEGDSLMAYETEDQETQYCFPDINSSCVKGRISRHGYLIIHLFVSLLSAWTVFLNLLVIISISHFKKLHTPTNMIILSLAVTDLFIGLIMPIEAIRLTETCWYFGDTFCELYLLFVDLLISASLSNLVLIAVDRYVAVCHPLLYPQKITITKTLMSICLSWACLSAYITALAINNGYFDTSLRTDVCYGECLAIIRFSWTVIDLFMSFIFPCIVIMMLYLKIFYVVHQQVKVINSLMKGGKCVTEGSAKRKSESKAALTLGIIVSVYLLCWIPYYICSLTVMTSTALNALLWVVYTNSGVNPLVYALFYPWFKKTTKLILTMKIIQPASSLINLFTHE; this is encoded by the coding sequence ATGAAAGGACAGAAAGGAGAGCAGAACAAACTCCTATCAGAAGGAGACTCACTCATGGCCTATGAGACAGAGGATCAGGAGACTCAATACTGCTTTCCTGACATCAACTCATCATGTGTCAAGGGGAGAATCTCCAGACATGGATATCTCATCATACATTTATTTGTGTCACTGCTGTCAGCATGGACTGTGTTTCTGAACCTGCTggtgatcatctccatctctcacttcaaGAAGCTTCACACTCCAACCAACATGATTATTCTCTCTCTGGCTGTAACAGATCTGTTTATTGGACTCATCATGCCTATAGAGGCCATCCGACTGACTGAGACGTGTTGGTACTTTGGAGACACTTTCTGTGAActctatttattatttgttgatttacTCATCTCAGCATCTCttagtaatttagttttaattgctGTGGATCGTTATGTGGCTGTGTGTCACCCTCTACTGTACCCACAGAAAATAACCATCACTAAAACATTAATGAGCATCTGTCTGAGCTGGGCTTGTTTATCAGCTTATATCACTGCCCTTGCAATTAATAATGGATATTTTGACACTTCACTCAGAACAGATGTGTGTTATGGAGAGTGTTTAGCCATTATACGTTTTAGTTGGACAGTCATTGATCTTTTCATGTCCTTTATTTTTCCTTGTATTGTGATCATGATGTTATATTTGAAGATTTTCTATGTAGTTCATCAGCAAGTGAAGGTTATAAACTCTCTGATGAAGGGTGGTAAATGTGTAACAGAGGGTTCAGCAAAGAGGAAATCTGAGAGTAAAGCTGCTCTGACTTTAGGAATCATTGTGTCAGTTTATCTGCTTTGCTGGATTCCTTACTACATCTGCTCTCTAACTGTAATGACTTCCACAGCTCTAAATGCTTTATTATGGGTTGTGTATACTAACTCGGgtgtgaatcctctggtttaTGCTTTGTTTTACCCCTGGTTTAAAAAGACAACTAAACTCATTTTAACTATGAAAATAATTCAGCCTGCATCCTCTCTGATCAATCTTTTTACACATGAATAA
- the LOC130236516 gene encoding trace amine-associated receptor 13c-like, giving the protein MTGQKGEQNKLLTGGDSLMAYETEDQETQYCFPDINSSCVKEKHSSHGYIIIYVFVSLLSAWTVFLNLLVIISISHFKKLHTPTNMIILSLSVTDLFIGLVMPIEAIRLIEKCWYFGDTFCGLYLFFVTLLLAASLSNLILIAVDRYVAVCHPLLYPQKITITKTLMSICLSWVCFSAYFTALVNFNNRDSDTSHRTDACYGECLAMMSFNWIVADLFVSFIFPCTLIIMLYLRIFYVVHQQVKVINSLMKGGKCVTEGSVKRKSESKAALTLGIIVSIYLLCYIPYYICSLTVNVSTAINVLIWAVHTNSGLNPLVYALFYPWFKKTAKLILTLRIFQQESSLTNIFTEH; this is encoded by the coding sequence ATGACAGGACAGAAAGGAGAGCAGAACAAACTCCTAACAGGAGGAGACTCACTCATGGCCTATGAGACAGAGGATCAGGAGACTCAATACTGCTTTCCTGACATCAACTCATCATGTGTCAAGGAGAAACACTCCAGTCATGGATATATCATCATCTATGTGTTTGTCTCATTGCTGTCAGCATGGACTGTGTTTCTGAACCTGCTggtgatcatctccatctctcacttcaaGAAGCTTCACACTCCAACCAACATGATTATTCTCTCTCTGTCTGTAACTGATCTGTTTATTGGACTCGTCATGCCTATAGAGGCCATCAGACTGATTGAGAAGTGTTGGTACTTTGGAGACACTTTCTGTGGactctatttattttttgttacattGCTCCTCGCAGCATCTCttagtaatttaattttaattgctgTTGATCGTTATGTGGCTGTGTGTCACCCTCTACTGTACCCACAGAAAATAACCATCACTAAAACATTAATGAGTATCTGTCTCAGCTGGGTTTGCTTTTCAGCTTATTTCACTGCCCTTGTAAATTTTAATAACAGAGATTCTGACACTTCACACAGAACAGATGCGTGTTATGGAGAGTGTTTAGCCATGATGAGTTTTAATTGGATAGTCGCTGATCTGTTTGTGTCTTTTATTTTTCCTTGCACTCTGATCATAATGTTATATCTGAGGATTTTCTATGTGGTTCATCAGCAAGTGAAGGTTATAAACTCTCTGATGAAGGGTGGTAAATGTGTAACGGAGGGTTCAGTGAAGAGGAAATCTGAGAGTAAAGCTGCTCTGACTTTAGGAATCATTGTGTCCATTTATCTGCTTTGCTATATCCCATACTATATCTGTTCTCTAACTGTAAACGTTTCTACagctataaatgttttaatatgggCTGTACATACTAACTCAGGTCTGAATCCTCtggtttatgctttattttacccCTGGTTTAAAAAGACAGCTAAACTCATTTTAACTCTGAGGATATTTCAGCAGGAATCCTCTCTgacaaatatttttacagaacATTGA
- the LOC130236496 gene encoding trace amine-associated receptor 13c-like, whose product MKGQKGEQNKLLTGGDSLMAYETEDQETQYCFPDINSSCVKEQHSSHGHIITYLFVSLLSAWTVFLNLLVIISISHFKKLHTPTNMIILSLAVTDLFIGLVMPMEAIRLIETCWYFGDTFCGLYILFVSLLLSTSLGNLLLIAVDRYVAVCHPLLYPQKTTMAKTLITICLSWACLSAYITALVINNGYFDTSLRADVCYGECLAMMSFSWIVTDLFISFIFPCTLIITLYLRIFYVVHQQVKVINSLMKGGKCVTEGSVKRKSESKAALTLGIIVSVYLLCWIPYYICSLTVNSSTVINVLIFGVHTSSGLNPLVYALFYPWFKKTAKLILTLKIFQPASSLINIFTHEL is encoded by the coding sequence ATGAAAGGACAGAAAGGAGAGCAGAATAAACTCCTAACAGGAGGAGACTCACTCATGGCCTATGAGACAGAGGATCAGGAGACTCAATACTGCTTTCCTGACATCAACTCATCATGTGTCAAGGAACAACACTCAAGTCATGGACATATCATCACATATTTGTTTGTGTCATTGCTGTCAGCATGGACTGTGTTTCTGAACCTGCTggtgatcatctccatctctcacttcaaGAAGCTTCACACTCCAACCAACATGATTATTCTCTCTCTGGCTGTAACTGATCTGTTTATTGGACTCGTCATGCCTATGGAGGCCATCAGACTGATTGAGACGTGTTGGTACTTTGGAGACACTTTCTGTggactttatatattatttgtgtcATTACTTCTCTCAACATCTCTTGGCAATTTACTTTTAATTGCTGTTGATCGATATGTGGCTGTGTGTCACCCTCTACTGTACCCACAGAAAACAACGATGGCTAAAACATTAATAACTATCTGTCTGAGCTGGGCTTGTTTATCAGCTTATATCACTGCCCTTGTAATTAATAATGGGTATTTTGACACTTCACTCAGAGCAGATGTGTGTTATGGAGAGTGTTTAGCCATGATGAGTTTTAGTTGGATAGTCACTGATCTGTTCATCTCTTTTATTTTCCCTTGCACTCTGATCATCACTTTATATCTGAGGATTTTCTATGTAGTTCATCAGCAAGTGAAGGTTATAAACTCTCTGATGAAGGGTGGTAAATGTGTAACAGAGGGTTCAGTGAAGAGGAAATCTGAGAGTAAAGCTGCTCTGACTTTAGGAATCATCGTCTCAGTTTATCTGCTTTGCTGGATTCCTTACTATATCTGTTCTCTAACTGTAAACTCTTCCAcagttataaatgttttaatatttggtGTACATACTAGCTCAGGTCTGAATCCTCtggtttatgctttattttacccCTGGTTTAAAAAGACAGCTAAACTCATTTTAACTCTAAAAATATTTCAGCCGGCATCCTCTCTGATCAATATTTTTACACATGAATTATAA
- the LOC130236691 gene encoding trace amine-associated receptor 13c-like, producing MAYETEDQETQYCFPDINSSCVKGQHSRYGYITTFLFVSLLSAWTVFLNLLVIISISHFKKLHTPTNMIILSLAVNDLFIGLAMPIEAIRLTETCWYFGATFCGLYLFFVSLLLAASIGNLVLIAVDRYVAVCHPLLYPQKITITKTLMSICLSWTWLSAYIIAIVINNGYFETSLRTDECHGRCLPVISFSWILTDLFMSFIFPCTLIITLYLRIFYVVHQQVKDINSLMKGGKCLMEGSVKRKSESKAALTLGIIVSVYLLCYIPYFICSLTVNSSTAINILIWAVYANSGMNPLVYALFYPWFKKTAKLILTLKIFQLTSSLINIFT from the coding sequence ATGGCCTATGAGACAGAGGATCAGGAGACTCAATACTGCTTTCCTGACATCAACTCATCATGTGTCAAGGGACAACACTCCAGATATGGATATATCACCACATTTTTGTTTGTGTCACTGCTGTCAGCATGGACTGTGTTTCTGAACCTGCTggtgatcatctccatctctcacttcaaGAAGCTTCACACTCCGACCAACATGATTATTCTCTCTCTGGCTGTAAATGATCTGTTTATTGGACTCGCCATGCCTATAGAGGCCATCAGACTGACTGAGACGTGTTGGTATTTTGGAGCCACTTTCTGTGGactctatttattttttgtatcatTACTTCTGGCAGCATCTATtggtaatttagttttaattgccGTTGATCGATATGTGGCTGTGTGTCACCCTCTACTGTACCCACAGAAAATAACCATCACTAAAACACTAATGAGCATCTGTCTGAGCTGGACTTGGCTTTCAGCTTATATCATTGCCATTGTAATTAATAATGGGTATTTTGAAACTTCACTCAGAACAGATGAGTGTCATGGACGGTGTTTACCCGTGATCAGTTTTAGTTGGATACTCACTGATCTGTTCATGTCTTTTATTTTTCCTTGCACTCTGATCATCACTTTATATTTGAGGATTTTCTATGTAGTTCATCAGCAAGTGAAGGATATAAACTCTCTGATGAAGGGTGGTAAATGTCTAATGGAGGGTTCAGTGAAGAGGAAATCTGAGAGTAAAGCTGCTCTGACTTTAGGAATCATTGTGTCAGTTTATCTGCTTTGCTATATCCCATACTTTATCTGTTCTTTAACTGTAAACTCTTCCACagctataaatattttaatatgggCTGTGTATGCTAACTCTGGTATGAATCCTCtggtttatgctttattttacccCTGGTTTAAAAAGACAGCTAAACTCATTTTAACTCTTAAAATATTTCAGCTGACGTCCTCTCTGATCAATATTTTTACATAG
- the LOC130236499 gene encoding trace amine-associated receptor 13c-like, with translation MKGQKGEQNKLLTGGDSLMAYETEDQETQYCFPHINSSCVKGKRSKHEYSIMYVFFSLLSAWTVFLNLLVIISISHFKKLHTPTNMIILSLAVNDLFIGLAMPIEAIRLIEKCWYFGDTFCGLYILFVSLLLAASLGNLLLIAVDRYVAVCHPLLYPQKTTISKTLITICLSWACLSAYVTAIVINNGYFDTSLRTDVCFGQCLVMISFSWILTDLFMSFIFPCTLIITLYLRIFYVVHQQVKVINSLMKSGKCVTEGSVKRKSESKAALTLGIIVSVYLLCWIPYYICSLTVNSSTVINVLIFGVHTSSGLNPLVYALFYPWFKKTAKLILTLKIFQPASSLINIFTHEL, from the coding sequence ATGAAAGGACAAAAAGGAGAGCAGAACAAACTCCTAACAGGAGGAGACTCACTCATGGCCTATGAGACAGAGGATCAGGAGACTCAATACTGCTTTCCTCACATCAACTCATCATGTGTCAAGGGGAAACGCTCCAAACATGAATACAGtatcatgtatgtgtttttttcactgctgtcagcatggactgtgtttctgaacctgctggtgatcatctccatctctcacttcaaGAAGCTTCACACTCCAACCAACATGATTATTCTCTCTCTGGCTGTAAATGATCTGTTTATTGGACTCGCCATGCCTATAGAGGCCATCAGACTGATTGAGAAGTGTTGGTACTTTGGAGACACTTTCTGTggactttatatattatttgtgtcATTACTTCTCGCTGCATCTCTTGGCAATTTACTTTTAATTGCTGTTGATCGATATGTGGCTGTGTGTCACCCTCTACTGTACCCACAGAAAACAACCATCTCTAAAACATTAATAACTATCTGTCTGAGCTGGGCTTGTTTATCAGCTTATGTCACTGCCATTGTAATTAATAATGGATATTTTGACACTTCACTCAGAACAGATGTGTGTTTTGGACAGTGTTTAGTCATGATAAGTTTTAGTTGGATACTCACTGATCTGTTCATGTCTTTTATTTTTCCTTGTACTCTGATCATCACTTTATATCTGAGGATTTTCTATGTAGTTCATCAGCAAGTGAAGGTTATAAACTCTCTGATGAAGAGTGGTAAATGTGTAACGGAGGGTTCAGTGAAGAGGAAATCTGAGAGTAAAGCTGCTCTGACTTTAGGAATCATTGTGTCAGTTTATCTGCTTTGCTGGATTCCTTACTATATCTGCTCTCTAACTGTAAACTCTTCCAcagttataaatgttttaatatttggtGTACATACTAGCTCAGGTCTGAATCCTCtggtttatgctttattttacccCTGGTTTAAAAAGACAGCTAAACTCATTTTAACTCTAAAAATATTTCAGCCGGCATCCTCTCTGATCAATATTTTTACACatgaattataa